One Streptomyces formicae genomic window, GTACTGGAGCATCGTGTTCCCGCCGTACGTGAAGGCGCTCTGCACCTCGGCCGCGTCCTGCGCCACGAACTGGAAGGCGGCGCCCGCCACCCACAAGGACGCGAAGATCGCCGCTCCGCTGAGCACCATCAGCGGGATCATCAGGACCTTCAGCGGGGTCCATCCGATGTCCAGGACCACGAGCCCGTACGTGAGGATGAGCGCGCCCTGAAGGACGCGCCCGATCCGGTGCAGCCCGAAGCGGTCCGCCGCGACCTGCGCGATGACCGGGGCGGGCCGCACGAGGAGCGTGTCGAGCGTGCCGTCGCGGACCCGCTTGCCGAGCCGGTCCATGGACCCCATGGCGAGGTCCGAGAGGCCGAACGCGGTGCCCGACGCGCCGTACAGGAGGGCGATCTCGGCGAGCGAGTAGCCGCCGAGCCGGTCCACCTGGGAGAACATGAGCAGGATCGCGGCGAAGTCGAACGCGGTCACCGCGAAGTTGCCGAGCGCGGTCATCGCGAACGACACGCGGTACGCCATGAGGGAGCGGATCCACATGCCGGAGATCAGCCGGTAGGTGCGCAACCCTTCGCGCACCTGTGCCAGGTCAGCCACCCTGGACCACCACCCGTCGGGTCGCCGCGTTCTGCAGCA contains:
- a CDS encoding ABC transporter permease, which encodes MWIRSLMAYRVSFAMTALGNFAVTAFDFAAILLMFSQVDRLGGYSLAEIALLYGASGTAFGLSDLAMGSMDRLGKRVRDGTLDTLLVRPAPVIAQVAADRFGLHRIGRVLQGALILTYGLVVLDIGWTPLKVLMIPLMVLSGAAIFASLWVAGAAFQFVAQDAAEVQSAFTYGGNTMLQYPPTLFSKELVRGVTFVLPLAFVNWLPALYVLGRPYPLDLPEWTAFLPPLVAAACLALAGLAWRTGLRSYRSTGS